In one Culex quinquefasciatus strain JHB chromosome 2, VPISU_Cqui_1.0_pri_paternal, whole genome shotgun sequence genomic region, the following are encoded:
- the LOC119767481 gene encoding uncharacterized protein LOC119767481: MLWSHLQGTEGKGAQTCRSRIRKWGRGSNVNVHVRQQPWNVLEEPVPTEGGSNYSTAIKPSPLSSRLRQMPFTSTSMACVTEGESDGDNDTPKHHAVKYDPQDRPRTAAVTISRNRPASLASAADMSMMESSGSKSEATEVDAPPHAHAKNTPTCVAGGNSSSSSWKAAVYLYPATRFGKFTGSFAAPAGRHPGRSAVFVTYQTYNRVVPPPVHNVSSRQIPTSSLFR, translated from the coding sequence ATGCTCTGGTCACACTTGCAAGGGACCGAAGGTAAAGGAGCGCAAACCTGCCGCAGTCGGATCCGGAAGTGGGGACGCGGGTCAAATGTCAACGTGCACGTGCGGCAGCAGCCGTGGAATGTCCTTGAGGAACCAGTACCGACGGAAGGAGGATCAAACTATTCCACCGCCATCAAGCCCTCTCCGTTGTCGTCCAGATTGAGACAGATGCCGTTCACGTCGACGTCGATGGCCTGTGTGACGGAGGGTGAAAGCGACGGGGATAACGATACGCCGAAGCATCATGCTGTAAAGTACGATCCGCAGGATCGTCCTCGCACCGCTGCAGTGACAATAAGCAGGAATCGTCCGGCATCATTAGCGTCCGCAGCAGACATGAGCATGATGGAAAGTAGCGGCAGCAAGTCGGAAGCAACCGAAGTAGACGCCCCGCCTCACGCTCACGCCAAGAACACGCCAACCTGCGTTGCGGGAGGAAATTCGTCATCTTCGTCGTGGAAAGCAGCGGTCTACCTCTACCCAGCTACACGTTTTGGGAAATTCACCGGGAGTTTTGCTGCCCCCGCAGGACGCCACCCAGGGCGGTCGGCCGTGTTTGTGACGTACCAGACGTACAACCGGGTGGTGCCACCGCCGGTCCACAATGTTTCCAGCAGGCAGATTCCAACATCCAGTTTGTTTCGCTAA